The following are encoded together in the Bradyrhizobium algeriense genome:
- a CDS encoding cytochrome P450 encodes MAEFVDFTSEAFFRDPQAGVASLRAVGPVVATKFPIVGRVWVTTTYEAAARVLKDSALFTLRREGGVLVGLPWWMPKFIATFANNMLTMDEPDHTRLRSIVDEAFRRRAVLDMEPHIRAIADRLADELFAAGSRADLVQRYARMLPLAVICELLGLPPADRPKFIAWANSIANLTSALGFLRLISGMMRMRRYLKARLQVAREQGGEGLIAELVRVEKEGGRITPDEMISMVFLLLGAGSETTTHLISGSVFELLKDPVRRDWLAADWSRAGLAVEEFLRFVSPVQFSKPRYVRQDVDLEGVKLKKGDRVMAMIVAANLDKEANECPEQLDLERRPNRHLSFGTGIHFCLGHQLARIEGICALQALFTRWPALKLAVEPSQIHWRRRPGIRMIAELPVVAGV; translated from the coding sequence ATGGCAGAGTTCGTGGATTTCACCAGCGAGGCATTTTTTCGTGATCCGCAGGCAGGGGTCGCGAGTTTGCGCGCCGTTGGTCCCGTCGTCGCGACAAAATTTCCGATCGTGGGCCGCGTCTGGGTCACCACGACCTACGAGGCGGCGGCGCGGGTGCTGAAGGACAGCGCGCTCTTCACGCTGCGCAGGGAGGGCGGGGTTCTCGTGGGCCTGCCCTGGTGGATGCCGAAATTCATCGCGACATTCGCCAACAACATGCTCACGATGGACGAGCCGGACCACACGCGGCTGCGAAGTATCGTCGACGAGGCGTTCCGCCGCCGCGCGGTCCTCGACATGGAGCCGCACATCCGCGCCATCGCCGATCGCCTCGCCGATGAGTTGTTTGCTGCGGGCAGCCGCGCCGATCTGGTGCAGCGTTATGCGCGGATGCTGCCGCTTGCGGTGATTTGCGAACTGCTGGGCCTGCCGCCGGCGGACCGGCCGAAATTCATTGCCTGGGCCAATTCGATCGCGAATCTCACCAGCGCGTTGGGCTTTCTGCGGTTGATCAGCGGAATGATGAGGATGCGGCGCTATCTGAAAGCACGTCTGCAGGTCGCCCGGGAACAGGGCGGCGAAGGATTGATTGCCGAGCTTGTGCGGGTCGAGAAGGAAGGTGGGCGCATCACACCGGACGAAATGATCTCGATGGTGTTTCTCTTGCTGGGGGCGGGCTCCGAGACCACCACCCATCTGATCAGCGGATCGGTGTTCGAACTGCTGAAGGATCCGGTTCGTCGCGATTGGCTCGCGGCGGACTGGAGCCGTGCCGGGTTGGCAGTCGAAGAATTTTTGCGCTTCGTCTCGCCGGTGCAATTCTCAAAGCCGCGCTATGTGCGCCAGGATGTCGATCTCGAGGGCGTCAAATTGAAGAAGGGCGATCGGGTCATGGCGATGATCGTCGCCGCCAACCTGGACAAGGAAGCCAATGAGTGCCCCGAACAGCTCGATCTGGAGCGGCGGCCGAACCGGCATCTATCGTTCGGAACAGGAATTCATTTTTGCCTCGGCCACCAGCTCGCTCGCATAGAAGGAATTTGCGCCCTGCAGGCGCTGTTCACGCGCTGGCCCGCACTCAAGCTGGCGGTTGAGCCGTCGCAAATTCATTGGAGAAGAAGGCCCGGCATTCGCATGATCGCAGAGCTACCGGTTGTAGCCGGCGTGTGA
- a CDS encoding multidrug efflux RND transporter permease subunit translates to MSGGISAPFIRYPIGTSLMMAGIMFVGLVAYPLLPVAPLPQVDFPTIQVSASLPGGSPETMASSVAQPLERQFAQIPGVAQMTSTSYLGTAAINIQFDLNRSIDAAANDVQAAINAASGQLPKNLPSPPTYRKVNPADSPILLLSATSDTLPLTSVSDAVDAQLAQQISQISGVAQVIIGGQQKPAIRIQIDPAKLVAKGLSLEDVRNQIAITTVNSPKGNIDGERRAYTIYANDQLPDSKDWNDVVIAFRNGGPLRIRDIGQAVTGPEDAKQAAWANGKRGVFLIVYKQPGANVIDTVDKIKAELPRLVAAIPSAIKIEVISDRTQTIRAAVEDVQFTLLLTIALVVMVIFIFLRSFWATVIPAVTVPLALLGACALMWVFDYSLDNLSLMALTIAVGFVVDDAIVMLENITRYIEEGEKPLAAAFRGAREIGFTIVSISVSLVAVLIPLLLMGGIIGRLFREFAVTLAMTIFVSMIVSLTLTPMMASRFLRAHREVTHGRFYQWSERAFDAMLRAYARGLDLALRWKFTTLMIFFATLGLSIYLFVVIPKGFFPQQDNGLITATSEAGQDISFADMKRRQEELGKIVQADPDVASVAMVIGGSGRAGNNGNLFITLKPRDERKASAQQIIARLRPQLEKVEGSRLYMQAAQDVRLGGRPTRTQFEFTLQDADLAELNEWAPKILTKMQTLPELRDVATDQQTNGTTLELKINRDTASRYGIQPQLIDDTLYDAFGQRQVTQFFTQLNTYKVVLEVLPELQGSLDTLNKIYVKSPATGDQVPLSAFATWTSVPVRPLSISHQGQFPAITISFNLAQGVALGQATDAVQKAMVELGAPTTLNSSFQGTAQAFQQSLGTVPLLILAALVVVYLILGILYESYIHPITILSTLPSAGVGALAILMLFGFDFSLIALIGIVLLIGIVKKNGIMMVDFAITAERDEQLEPEAAIRKAALLRFRPIMMTTMAALLGGVPLMLGTGTGSEIRQPLGYAMVGGLIVSQALTLFTTPVVYLYLDRLSNAFARWGNSSNPNHDAHLDADGSVKQAAE, encoded by the coding sequence ATGAGCGGGGGAATCTCCGCCCCCTTCATTCGCTACCCGATCGGCACCTCGCTGATGATGGCGGGGATCATGTTCGTCGGCCTCGTCGCCTATCCCTTGCTGCCGGTTGCGCCCCTGCCGCAAGTCGACTTTCCGACCATCCAGGTCTCGGCCTCTCTGCCCGGCGGCAGTCCGGAAACCATGGCCTCGTCAGTGGCGCAGCCGCTGGAACGTCAGTTCGCGCAAATTCCGGGCGTCGCGCAGATGACGTCGACCAGCTATCTCGGAACCGCGGCGATCAATATCCAATTCGATCTCAACCGCTCGATCGACGCCGCCGCCAACGACGTGCAGGCCGCGATCAATGCGGCCAGCGGCCAATTGCCGAAGAACCTGCCCTCGCCGCCGACCTATCGCAAGGTCAACCCGGCCGACTCGCCCATCCTCCTGCTGTCAGCGACGTCGGACACGCTGCCGCTGACATCAGTCAGCGACGCCGTCGATGCCCAGCTCGCGCAGCAGATCAGCCAGATCTCCGGCGTCGCCCAGGTCATCATCGGCGGGCAGCAGAAGCCGGCGATCCGCATTCAGATCGACCCCGCCAAGCTCGTCGCCAAGGGCCTGTCGCTGGAGGACGTGCGCAACCAGATCGCAATCACGACCGTGAACAGTCCCAAAGGCAATATCGACGGCGAACGCCGCGCCTACACTATTTACGCCAACGATCAGTTGCCGGACTCAAAGGACTGGAACGACGTCGTTATCGCCTTTCGCAACGGCGGTCCCTTACGAATCCGCGATATCGGCCAGGCCGTTACCGGGCCGGAAGACGCCAAGCAGGCGGCCTGGGCCAATGGCAAGCGCGGCGTGTTCCTGATCGTGTACAAGCAGCCCGGCGCCAACGTCATCGACACCGTCGACAAGATCAAGGCGGAGTTGCCGCGGCTGGTCGCTGCGATCCCATCGGCGATCAAGATCGAAGTCATCAGCGACCGCACCCAGACCATCCGCGCTGCGGTGGAAGACGTGCAGTTCACCCTGCTGCTCACCATCGCGCTGGTCGTCATGGTGATCTTCATCTTCCTGCGCAGTTTCTGGGCGACCGTGATTCCGGCCGTGACGGTGCCGCTGGCGCTGCTCGGCGCCTGCGCGCTGATGTGGGTATTCGACTATTCGCTCGACAATCTGTCGCTGATGGCGCTTACCATCGCCGTCGGCTTCGTTGTCGACGACGCCATCGTGATGCTGGAGAACATCACGCGCTACATCGAGGAAGGCGAGAAGCCGCTCGCCGCCGCCTTCAGGGGCGCCCGTGAAATCGGCTTCACCATCGTGTCGATCAGCGTCTCGCTGGTCGCGGTGCTGATCCCGCTGTTGCTGATGGGCGGCATCATCGGCCGGCTGTTCCGCGAGTTCGCGGTGACGCTGGCGATGACCATCTTCGTGTCGATGATCGTGTCGCTGACGCTGACGCCGATGATGGCCTCGCGCTTCCTGCGCGCACATCGCGAGGTCACGCACGGCCGGTTCTATCAATGGAGCGAGCGCGCCTTCGACGCGATGCTGCGCGCTTACGCGCGCGGTCTCGACCTCGCGCTGCGCTGGAAGTTCACGACGCTGATGATTTTCTTCGCAACGCTCGGTCTGTCGATCTATCTGTTCGTCGTCATTCCCAAAGGCTTCTTTCCGCAGCAGGACAACGGCCTGATCACGGCTACTTCGGAGGCCGGCCAGGACATCTCCTTCGCCGACATGAAGCGGCGCCAGGAGGAGCTCGGCAAGATCGTGCAGGCCGACCCCGATGTGGCCTCGGTCGCGATGGTGATCGGCGGCAGCGGCCGCGCCGGCAACAATGGCAATCTGTTCATCACGTTGAAGCCGCGCGACGAGCGCAAGGCGTCTGCCCAGCAGATCATCGCCCGCCTGCGACCCCAGCTCGAGAAGGTCGAGGGCTCCCGTCTCTACATGCAGGCGGCGCAGGACGTGCGGCTCGGCGGGCGGCCGACGCGAACCCAGTTCGAGTTCACGCTGCAGGACGCCGACCTCGCCGAACTGAACGAATGGGCGCCGAAGATCCTGACGAAGATGCAGACGCTGCCCGAACTGCGCGATGTCGCCACCGACCAGCAGACCAACGGCACCACGCTGGAGCTCAAGATCAACCGCGATACCGCCTCGCGCTACGGCATCCAGCCGCAATTGATCGACGATACGCTCTATGATGCGTTCGGCCAGCGCCAGGTGACGCAGTTCTTTACCCAACTCAACACCTACAAGGTGGTGCTCGAAGTGCTGCCGGAATTGCAGGGCAGTCTCGACACGCTCAACAAGATTTACGTGAAATCGCCGGCCACCGGCGACCAGGTGCCGCTGTCGGCCTTTGCCACCTGGACCAGCGTGCCGGTGCGGCCGTTGTCGATCAGCCATCAGGGCCAGTTTCCCGCGATCACGATCAGCTTCAATCTCGCGCAGGGCGTGGCGCTGGGCCAGGCGACCGACGCGGTGCAGAAGGCGATGGTCGAACTCGGCGCGCCGACGACGCTCAATTCGAGCTTCCAGGGCACCGCGCAGGCGTTTCAGCAGTCACTCGGCACCGTGCCGCTGTTGATCCTCGCTGCCCTCGTCGTGGTGTATCTGATCCTCGGCATTCTCTACGAAAGCTACATCCACCCGATCACGATCCTGTCGACGCTGCCGTCCGCCGGCGTCGGTGCGCTCGCGATCCTGATGCTGTTCGGGTTCGACTTCAGCCTGATCGCCCTGATCGGCATCGTGCTGCTGATCGGCATCGTGAAGAAGAACGGCATCATGATGGTCGACTTCGCGATCACGGCCGAACGCGACGAGCAGCTCGAGCCCGAGGCCGCGATCCGCAAGGCGGCGCTATTGCGCTTCCGCCCGATCATGATGACGACGATGGCGGCATTGCTCGGCGGCGTGCCGCTGATGCTCGGTACCGGGACGGGATCGGAAATCCGCCAGCCGCTGGGCTATGCGATGGTCGGCGGCCTGATCGTCAGCCAGGCGCTGACGCTGTTCACGACGCCGGTGGTCTATCTCTATCTCGACCGGCTTTCGAACGCGTTTGCGCGATGGGGCAATTCGTCCAATCCTAACCATGATGCGCATCTGGACGCTGACGGCTCGGTCAAGCAAGCGGCCGAATGA
- a CDS encoding invasion associated locus B family protein → MKFAVAAAAISGLCGHSHAQTPKAKNNAAPVAQATPGPTAAATEGANTPAPPGWIARCSSASRGAPLECAIEQSAVLTKTGQLIVLINIRVSAETRAPIALVQLPLGLNLPAGAKFQVDDGKTSELQIQTCEARGCYANLQISPDVLAMLKSGKQVKVSFQNMAKETITIPMPLADFSAAYEKIK, encoded by the coding sequence ATGAAGTTTGCGGTCGCTGCCGCGGCGATATCAGGTTTGTGCGGCCACAGCCACGCCCAGACCCCCAAAGCCAAAAACAACGCCGCGCCTGTGGCGCAGGCGACGCCGGGCCCTACCGCCGCTGCGACCGAGGGAGCGAATACGCCAGCGCCCCCCGGCTGGATTGCGCGGTGCAGCAGCGCAAGCCGCGGCGCGCCGCTCGAATGCGCGATCGAGCAGAGTGCGGTCCTGACCAAGACCGGCCAGCTGATCGTGCTGATCAATATCCGCGTATCAGCCGAAACCCGCGCGCCGATCGCGCTTGTGCAGTTGCCGCTCGGGCTCAACCTGCCGGCCGGCGCCAAATTCCAGGTCGACGACGGCAAGACGTCCGAGCTGCAGATCCAGACCTGCGAGGCGCGCGGCTGCTACGCCAACCTGCAGATCTCGCCTGACGTGCTGGCCATGTTGAAATCCGGCAAGCAGGTGAAGGTCTCGTTCCAGAACATGGCCAAGGAGACGATCACGATCCCGATGCCGCTGGCGGATTTCTCCGCGGCGTATGAGAAGATCAAGTAG
- a CDS encoding arylsulfatase, with protein sequence MAAGSAKPFGGTIGKTVAESKPWWPSALKPPQGAPNILVVLFDDVGFSDFGCYGSAIKTPTIDKLAAEGLRYSGFHTTAMCSTTRAALLTGRNHHSVGVGCLANFDSGYPGYRGKIAREAGTLAEMLRSHGYRNYMVGKWHVTPLTESGATGPFDGWPLGRGFDRFYGFLDAETDQFAPELVSDNTHIDAPGTYADGYHLTSDLIDQSIRFIADHTADRPDVPWLTWVALGACHAPHQAPMDIIKSYDAMFAHGWDAEREQRMARQKVMGIVPPETRLPARNDGVKAWDEHTVDEQRVFTRLQAAFAGMLDHADQHLARLIGFLDTAGIRDNTLILVLSDNGASQEGGPLGFVNAMGPYNFRPEPIAEKLRRIDDIGGPDSHSNFPHGWAMASNTPLRRYKQNTHGGGIRDPFVMTWPKKIAAKGEVRHQFVYACDLTPTLLDLIGIAPPAEIGGVAQMPIEGESFARSIADPAAPSKSSPQYFEMFGHRGIWQDGWKAVSFHPSGTPFENDKWELFHLARDFSETSDLAAQEPERLEAMIKLWWLEAEKHNVLPLDDRFGPRFAENAARFHGARNKFTFHAGMGHVPTDVAPDVRSRSYTIEAHVEIAEEGAEGVLIAHGDATSGYSLYIKDGVLVHDLNIGGGHEIVASNRKVPSGVRRLGVHVERLLRKEPPARGSRTGVTAYTLLIDGEAAGSIQTQSAFNNFISWSGLDIGRDRSSPVSHYAAPFEFTGQLLRVTVDMHDDQKLDGEGVGAAEMARQ encoded by the coding sequence ATGGCGGCAGGCAGCGCAAAACCGTTCGGCGGCACGATCGGGAAGACGGTGGCTGAATCGAAGCCGTGGTGGCCGTCTGCGCTGAAGCCGCCGCAGGGCGCGCCGAACATTCTGGTCGTGCTGTTCGACGATGTCGGATTCTCCGATTTCGGCTGCTACGGCTCGGCCATCAAAACGCCGACCATCGACAAGCTCGCCGCCGAAGGCCTGCGCTATTCGGGCTTCCACACCACCGCGATGTGTTCGACGACGCGCGCGGCGCTGCTCACCGGGCGCAACCATCATTCGGTCGGTGTCGGCTGCCTCGCCAATTTCGACAGCGGCTACCCCGGATATCGCGGCAAGATCGCGCGCGAGGCGGGCACGCTGGCGGAAATGCTGCGGTCGCACGGCTATCGCAATTACATGGTCGGCAAATGGCACGTCACCCCATTGACCGAAAGCGGCGCCACCGGGCCATTCGACGGCTGGCCGTTGGGGCGCGGTTTTGATCGCTTCTATGGTTTTCTCGATGCCGAAACTGATCAATTCGCACCGGAGCTTGTCTCGGACAACACCCACATCGATGCACCGGGGACGTATGCGGACGGCTATCACCTCACGTCCGACCTGATCGACCAGTCGATCCGCTTCATCGCCGATCACACCGCCGATCGGCCCGATGTCCCATGGCTGACCTGGGTGGCGCTCGGCGCCTGTCACGCGCCGCACCAGGCGCCGATGGACATCATCAAGAGCTATGACGCGATGTTCGCCCATGGTTGGGACGCCGAGCGCGAGCAGCGGATGGCGCGGCAGAAGGTGATGGGGATCGTGCCGCCGGAAACCCGGTTGCCCGCACGCAATGACGGCGTGAAGGCATGGGATGAGCACACCGTCGACGAACAGCGCGTCTTCACGCGGCTGCAGGCAGCTTTCGCCGGCATGCTCGATCACGCCGACCAGCATCTCGCGCGGCTGATCGGCTTTCTCGACACGGCCGGCATTCGCGACAACACGCTGATCCTGGTTTTGTCCGATAATGGCGCAAGCCAGGAGGGCGGTCCGCTTGGCTTCGTCAACGCGATGGGGCCGTACAATTTCCGTCCCGAACCGATCGCGGAAAAGCTGCGCCGGATCGACGACATCGGCGGGCCGGATTCGCACAGCAACTTTCCCCACGGCTGGGCGATGGCGTCGAACACGCCGCTGCGCCGCTACAAGCAGAACACCCATGGCGGCGGCATCCGCGATCCCTTCGTCATGACCTGGCCGAAGAAGATCGCCGCCAAAGGCGAGGTGCGCCATCAATTCGTTTACGCCTGCGACCTGACGCCGACCTTGCTCGACCTGATCGGCATCGCGCCGCCGGCCGAAATCGGCGGCGTCGCCCAGATGCCGATCGAAGGCGAGAGTTTTGCGCGCTCGATCGCCGATCCAGCCGCGCCGTCAAAGTCTTCGCCGCAATATTTCGAAATGTTCGGTCATCGCGGGATCTGGCAGGACGGCTGGAAGGCGGTTTCCTTCCATCCCTCGGGCACGCCGTTCGAGAACGACAAATGGGAGCTGTTTCATCTGGCGCGGGATTTTTCGGAAACCAGCGATCTGGCGGCGCAAGAGCCCGAGCGGCTTGAAGCGATGATCAAGCTGTGGTGGCTCGAGGCCGAGAAGCACAATGTGCTGCCGCTCGACGACCGGTTCGGCCCGCGTTTTGCGGAAAACGCCGCGCGCTTTCACGGTGCACGCAACAAGTTCACCTTTCACGCCGGCATGGGCCACGTGCCGACCGACGTCGCGCCGGACGTGCGCAGCCGCAGCTACACCATCGAAGCGCATGTGGAGATTGCCGAGGAAGGCGCCGAGGGCGTGCTGATCGCCCACGGCGATGCGACGTCAGGCTACAGCCTCTACATCAAGGACGGCGTGCTGGTGCACGATCTCAATATTGGCGGTGGCCATGAGATCGTGGCTTCGAACCGCAAGGTGCCGTCAGGCGTGCGCCGGCTCGGCGTGCATGTCGAGCGTCTGTTGCGCAAGGAGCCGCCGGCCAGGGGCTCCCGCACCGGCGTGACGGCCTATACGCTCCTCATCGACGGCGAGGCGGCAGGCTCGATCCAGACCCAGTCTGCCTTCAACAATTTCATCTCGTGGTCCGGCCTCGACATCGGCCGCGATCGTTCCAGCCCGGTCTCGCATTACGCGGCGCCGTTCGAATTCACCGGGCAGTTGTTGCGGGTGACGGTCGACATGCACGACGACCAGAAGCTCGACGGCGAGGGGGTGGGGGCCGCGGAGATGGCAAGGCAGTAG
- a CDS encoding TetR/AcrR family transcriptional regulator, with product MQRSAELDLPGVTPSRQKRSRETTAALLQAGAEMLRTHSLAELSIEALCRQVGATVGTFYSRFESKEAYFNALMALAARDGESRLSRMKEDERLADANLAELSRLLVRGTIGWIRNHEGVLRAALQHDDTRPDRWSTFKALARANVADATPILLGAMGRANKAAKTRAIAFGFQVVLGTLVNAILNDPGPLSIHDREMEERLANCLLLLLQAEMTAPTVRRSRGRKKQVRRSRS from the coding sequence ATGCAGCGATCGGCCGAACTCGACCTTCCCGGCGTGACCCCGTCGCGGCAGAAGCGCAGCCGCGAGACCACGGCCGCGCTGCTCCAGGCCGGCGCGGAGATGTTGCGCACGCACAGCCTCGCGGAATTGTCGATCGAGGCGCTGTGCCGGCAGGTCGGGGCCACCGTCGGCACCTTCTACAGCCGGTTCGAGAGCAAGGAGGCCTATTTCAATGCCCTCATGGCGCTTGCTGCGCGTGACGGCGAAAGCAGGTTGTCCCGGATGAAGGAAGACGAGCGGCTGGCCGATGCGAATCTCGCCGAGCTCAGCCGCCTCCTCGTCCGAGGGACCATCGGCTGGATCCGAAATCACGAAGGCGTGCTGCGCGCAGCACTTCAGCACGACGACACCAGGCCGGACCGCTGGTCGACCTTCAAGGCGTTGGCGCGCGCGAACGTGGCGGACGCCACGCCAATCCTGCTTGGCGCCATGGGCCGGGCCAACAAGGCGGCAAAAACACGCGCGATCGCGTTCGGCTTCCAGGTCGTGCTGGGAACGCTGGTCAACGCCATCCTCAACGATCCCGGTCCGCTATCCATTCACGACCGCGAAATGGAAGAGCGGCTGGCGAATTGCCTGCTGCTATTGCTGCAGGCGGAGATGACGGCGCCGACCGTTCGCCGTTCGCGCGGGCGCAAAAAACAGGTACGGCGTTCGCGGAGCTGA
- a CDS encoding acyltransferase: MLGTKSAIAARFEALDALRGVCALLVVLFHVPVYHALKDIGSFANLQFCVDMFFALSGFVLCHAYGQRLNDRAESIRFVAMRFARLWPLHIVMLTLFVGLETGKFIFSRADTAFALDSQAFGPGRSLWEIATNILFLQSFNLHAGLSWNGPAWSAAVEFYVSILFATVVMLFPRQRYAIFLALCLAAGALLYQVSPEALFVSSDWGILRAMFGFFAGCLAYHLRARSDEKLTAPNLWEACCVVLVIAFAASRPWGPSHYAFPLLAIIVLYVFSYDQGAVSKVLRSSILQKLGLWSYSIYMIHTFLFQVMKMGVSFVGQKAHLNLVGWHNEEKLMLLGTPEQAVLPALILTLLVIPVAALTYRWIEKPAMDAARDLLSPIHLAKTAVTKPATTSGIIATAFAGRISWLSARLFPRPTRNSIETGLDRLRAMSRRGTAGM; the protein is encoded by the coding sequence ATGCTGGGAACAAAATCTGCGATTGCGGCTCGTTTCGAGGCACTCGATGCGCTGCGCGGCGTCTGCGCGCTGCTCGTGGTCTTGTTCCACGTCCCCGTTTACCATGCTCTTAAAGACATCGGCTCATTCGCCAATCTGCAGTTTTGCGTGGACATGTTCTTCGCCCTGTCCGGCTTCGTGCTCTGTCATGCCTATGGCCAACGTCTCAACGATCGCGCTGAGAGCATTCGTTTCGTGGCGATGAGGTTTGCCCGCCTTTGGCCGTTGCACATCGTGATGTTGACCCTGTTCGTCGGACTTGAGACCGGCAAGTTCATCTTCAGCCGCGCCGATACCGCGTTCGCGCTGGATTCCCAGGCCTTTGGTCCGGGTCGCTCGCTCTGGGAGATCGCCACGAACATCCTGTTTCTGCAGTCTTTCAATCTGCACGCTGGATTGTCATGGAATGGTCCCGCCTGGAGTGCGGCCGTCGAGTTCTACGTGTCGATCCTGTTCGCGACGGTCGTCATGCTTTTCCCGCGCCAGCGCTATGCGATCTTCCTTGCGCTCTGTCTGGCGGCCGGAGCGCTGCTCTACCAGGTTTCGCCAGAAGCGCTGTTTGTCTCGTCCGACTGGGGCATCCTGCGCGCCATGTTCGGCTTCTTCGCGGGCTGCCTGGCGTATCATCTGCGGGCGCGTTCGGATGAGAAGCTGACGGCGCCGAATTTATGGGAGGCCTGCTGCGTGGTGCTGGTCATTGCGTTTGCTGCGTCCAGACCATGGGGCCCGTCGCACTACGCGTTTCCGCTGCTTGCGATCATCGTGCTTTACGTCTTTTCATACGATCAGGGCGCCGTTTCGAAAGTGTTGCGTTCGTCCATTCTGCAAAAGCTCGGCTTGTGGTCTTATTCGATCTACATGATCCACACCTTCCTGTTTCAGGTGATGAAGATGGGGGTCTCCTTCGTCGGGCAAAAGGCCCATCTCAACCTGGTGGGCTGGCACAATGAGGAGAAGCTGATGCTGCTGGGAACGCCGGAACAGGCGGTATTGCCGGCGCTCATCCTGACCCTGCTCGTCATCCCCGTCGCCGCGCTGACCTATCGCTGGATCGAGAAGCCGGCGATGGATGCGGCCCGAGATCTGCTTTCGCCGATTCATCTGGCGAAGACGGCCGTCACCAAGCCGGCAACGACGTCCGGAATTATCGCGACAGCATTCGCCGGCCGGATATCGTGGTTGAGCGCAAGGTTATTCCCCCGCCCGACGCGGAATTCGATCGAGACAGGCCTCGACCGGTTGCGCGCCATGTCCAGGCGTGGCACCGCTGGCATGTGA
- a CDS encoding efflux RND transporter periplasmic adaptor subunit gives MSGPRTIRWALLIVAIAALGYLGWQRFQGEDHQAQAETRKHATARVAVPVRIASVEKADFPVYLTGLGTVQGFNTVLVRTRVDGQINRIAFQEGQFVREGDTLVEIDPRPFQAALDQAKAKKAQDQANLANANLDLQRSTRLGEFATRQQTDTQRALVAQLTAQVAGDDAAIANAQTQLDYATVKAPFSGIAGLRQVDVGNIVNAATQTGIVSIAQIEPIAVIFTAPEDQLPDIKAALAAGSPKTIALSTDGKRVLSTGALSLINNQVDTSSGTVRLKAVFDNKDHALWPGQSVSTRLLVATLKDATVVPDDAVQHGPNGLYAYTVNKENKAELRKIRATRSIDGRSVVDEGLSPGEQVITAGQFKVQPGTLVTTAVASSDQAQAKVTDQ, from the coding sequence ATGTCGGGGCCGCGCACCATCCGTTGGGCTTTACTGATCGTGGCGATCGCTGCGCTGGGTTATCTGGGCTGGCAGCGATTCCAGGGCGAAGATCATCAGGCGCAAGCTGAAACCCGGAAGCACGCCACCGCCCGGGTTGCGGTTCCCGTACGGATTGCCTCGGTCGAAAAGGCCGATTTCCCGGTCTACCTGACCGGCCTCGGCACCGTGCAAGGCTTCAACACGGTGCTGGTCCGCACCCGTGTCGACGGCCAGATCAACCGGATCGCGTTTCAGGAAGGCCAGTTCGTTCGTGAAGGCGACACGCTGGTCGAGATCGATCCGCGACCGTTCCAGGCAGCCCTCGATCAGGCCAAGGCCAAGAAGGCGCAGGACCAAGCCAATCTCGCCAATGCCAACCTCGACCTGCAGCGCTCCACCCGGCTCGGTGAGTTCGCGACCCGCCAGCAAACGGACACCCAGCGGGCTTTGGTCGCGCAACTGACGGCGCAAGTGGCCGGCGACGATGCAGCAATCGCCAATGCACAGACGCAGCTCGACTACGCGACCGTCAAGGCGCCGTTCTCGGGCATTGCCGGCCTGCGCCAGGTCGACGTCGGCAACATCGTCAATGCCGCGACGCAGACCGGCATCGTCAGCATCGCCCAGATCGAGCCGATCGCGGTGATCTTCACCGCGCCGGAAGACCAGTTGCCGGATATCAAGGCCGCACTCGCCGCCGGTTCTCCCAAGACGATCGCGCTCTCCACCGACGGCAAGCGGGTGCTGTCCACGGGCGCGCTTTCGCTGATCAACAACCAGGTCGACACATCGAGCGGCACCGTCAGGCTCAAGGCCGTGTTCGACAACAAGGATCATGCGCTGTGGCCGGGCCAGTCGGTTTCAACCCGGCTGCTGGTAGCGACGCTGAAAGACGCTACCGTTGTTCCCGACGATGCCGTTCAGCATGGCCCCAATGGTCTTTACGCCTACACGGTCAACAAGGAGAACAAAGCCGAACTTCGCAAGATCAGGGCGACGCGCTCGATCGACGGCCGCTCCGTGGTCGACGAAGGGCTGTCGCCCGGCGAGCAGGTGATCACGGCGGGCCAGTTCAAGGTTCAGCCGGGCACGCTGGTGACGACGGCCGTCGCCAGCTCGGATCAGGCGCAGGCCAAGGTGACCGACCAATGA